GGGGCTGCTGGCCCGCGTCGCCGCGGACGCCGGCCCGATCACGCTGCTGAGCTGCGACAACCTGCCGTCCAACGGCATCCGCCTGGCCGGCCTGGTCACCCAGTCCCTGGAGTACGCCGACGGCCGGGTGCCGACGGCCGCCGTCGACTGGGTACGCGACAACGTCAGCTTCCCCTGCTCGATGGTGGACCGGATCGTTCCGGCGAGTACGGAGCAGACCCTGGCGGACGCGCGGACGGCGCTCGGGGTGACCGACCTGGCGGCGGTGGCCGCCGAGCCGTACCGGCAGTGGGTGATCGAGGATCGGTTCCCCGGTGGGCGGCCGGCCTGGGAACGGGCCGGTGCGGTGCTCACCGACGACGCCGGCCCGTGGGAGCGGCTCAAGCTGCGGGCGCTGAACGGGGTGCACTCGGCCACCGCCTATCTGGGCGCGTTGGCCGGCCGGGAAACCATCGCCGAGGCGCTGGAGATCCCGCACCTGCGGGACGTGATGCGTCGGCTGATCGCCGAGGACGTGGCGGCCAGCTTCACCCCGCCGGACGGCGTCTCGGTGGTCGACTACGGCGAGGAGGTGCTGGAGCGGTTCGCCAATCCGGTGATCCGGCACCGCACCATCCAGATCGCCATGGACGGCTCGCAGAAGCTGCCGCAGCGGGTGCTGCACACCATCGAGGACGTGCGGGCGGCCGGTGGTCGGCCCCGCTGGGCGGCCCTGGTCGTCGCGGCCTGGATGCGCTTCACCCTGGGCCGGGCCGACGACGGTACGGCGCTGCCGCTGGACGACCCGCTGGCGACGCGGATCCGGGCGGCGCTTGCCGCCGGCAAGGACTCCCCGGCCGGGGTGGTGGACGCGCTGTTCGGGCTGACCGAGGTCTTCCCGGCGGAACTGGCCGCCGACGACGAGGTACGCGAACTCGTCGTCGAGTGGCTCACCGCACTGGACCGGCACGGCGTGGAGAAGACCCTGGCAGGTGTGGCATGACGGAACGGGACCGGAACGGGGCGCCGCCGAGGGTGGCGCTGATCGGCGCGAGCGGGCACGGGAACTGGCACCGCCGGACCATGGCGCCGCTGCACGACGCGGGCCGGCTGGAGCTGGTCGCCCTGGTCGACGTACGGCCGGTGGAGGCCGCACCGGACGCGCCGATCCCGCCCGGTACCCGGGTCTTCACCGACCATCGGGAGATGCTCGGGGCGGTACGCCCGGACGTGGTGGTGATCTGTACGCCGCCACACACGCACCTGCCGATCGCACTGGACGCGCTGGCGGCCGGGGCGGAC
The nucleotide sequence above comes from Plantactinospora soyae. Encoded proteins:
- a CDS encoding mannitol dehydrogenase family protein yields the protein MGVTIGASRLGLGALRRLPEPSRPLVRPGTVPAGIVHLGLGAFHRAHQAVYTEAAIAAAGGDWGIVGVAPRSTDMVTKLAAQDCLFSVTSTSGDGNLTRVVGALGQVRHAASDPAAIVALLADPAIRMVTLTVTEKAYQMDPATGRLRPDEAVVADLTTDRPPLTVPGLLVQGLLARVAADAGPITLLSCDNLPSNGIRLAGLVTQSLEYADGRVPTAAVDWVRDNVSFPCSMVDRIVPASTEQTLADARTALGVTDLAAVAAEPYRQWVIEDRFPGGRPAWERAGAVLTDDAGPWERLKLRALNGVHSATAYLGALAGRETIAEALEIPHLRDVMRRLIAEDVAASFTPPDGVSVVDYGEEVLERFANPVIRHRTIQIAMDGSQKLPQRVLHTIEDVRAAGGRPRWAALVVAAWMRFTLGRADDGTALPLDDPLATRIRAALAAGKDSPAGVVDALFGLTEVFPAELAADDEVRELVVEWLTALDRHGVEKTLAGVA